Proteins encoded together in one Deinococcus hopiensis KR-140 window:
- the bshA gene encoding N-acetyl-alpha-D-glucosaminyl L-malate synthase BshA yields the protein MRQAPEKIAVLCHSGAGGSGVVATELGLMVARAGHEVHFVGSAVPFRLAGHQGFQGPYYHQVSSFAYALFEQPYPELAAANTLTEVILEHGVTLSHAHYAIPHATAAIHAKSITGRSRVVTTLHGTDVTLVGAEPAFRHTTRHAIERSDHVTAVSHFLAEQTREVFGVDREIEVIHNFVDAERFVRVTDPRVRARFAHPDEALLVHVSNFRPVKRVEDVVQVFARVASEMPARLLMIGDGPERPRAFELAGQLGVIGRTQFLGSFPDVQTVLGISDLFLLPSSNESFGLAALEAMSCEVPVVAARAGGIPEVVEEGVTGFLAPVGDVDAMADAALRVLRDRDLYLGMGRAARQAALTRFHPDRIVPKYLASYARTVGEAVY from the coding sequence ATGAGGCAAGCGCCGGAAAAAATCGCAGTGCTGTGTCATTCGGGGGCCGGAGGCTCAGGCGTGGTGGCGACCGAACTGGGCCTGATGGTGGCCCGGGCTGGGCATGAGGTCCATTTCGTCGGGTCTGCCGTGCCCTTTCGGCTGGCCGGACACCAGGGCTTTCAGGGGCCGTACTACCACCAGGTGAGTTCCTTCGCCTACGCGCTGTTCGAGCAGCCGTACCCCGAACTCGCGGCGGCCAACACGCTGACCGAGGTAATTCTGGAACACGGCGTCACGCTCTCGCACGCGCACTACGCGATCCCGCACGCGACGGCGGCCATCCACGCCAAGTCCATCACGGGCCGCAGCCGGGTGGTGACCACGCTCCACGGCACCGACGTGACGCTGGTGGGGGCCGAACCCGCCTTCCGGCACACCACGCGGCACGCCATCGAGCGCAGTGATCACGTCACGGCGGTGTCGCACTTCCTCGCCGAGCAGACGCGCGAGGTCTTCGGCGTAGACCGCGAGATCGAGGTGATTCACAACTTCGTGGACGCTGAGCGGTTCGTACGGGTGACCGATCCGCGCGTCCGTGCCCGCTTTGCCCATCCCGACGAGGCGCTGCTCGTGCACGTCAGCAATTTCCGCCCGGTCAAACGGGTGGAGGACGTGGTGCAGGTGTTTGCGCGCGTCGCCTCCGAGATGCCCGCGCGGCTGCTGATGATCGGCGACGGCCCCGAGCGGCCCCGCGCCTTTGAGCTGGCCGGACAACTCGGCGTAATTGGGCGCACGCAGTTTCTGGGCTCGTTCCCCGACGTGCAGACGGTGCTGGGCATCAGCGACCTCTTCTTGCTGCCGAGTTCCAACGAGAGCTTCGGCCTGGCCGCTTTGGAGGCGATGAGCTGCGAGGTGCCCGTTGTGGCGGCGCGGGCGGGCGGCATTCCCGAAGTGGTGGAGGAAGGGGTGACGGGCTTTCTCGCCCCGGTGGGCGACGTGGACGCGATGGCCGACGCCGCGCTGCGGGTGTTGCGGGACCGCGACCTGTACCTGGGCATGGGCCGGGCGGCCCGGCAGGCCGCGCTGACCCGCTTTCACCCGGACCGGATCGTGCCGAAGTACCTGGCGTCGTATGCGCGTACGGTGGGCGAGGCGGTGTATTAG
- a CDS encoding GNAT family N-acetyltransferase, protein MTRSDSGAAEHVLNDPIWSALMGPHAHLAQGTGAARRYPGEVSPFCAFDVSSEGAYGDLAALLGPGEAAALLRPHPESPPPGWKLVYGAALLQLVCPLPSRLLPAPEEAVTLGATDVPEMLALVELARPGPFGPQTLSLGRYIGVQDGDRLVAMAGERLHPAGFVEVSAVCTHPEYRGRGLGASLTAEVARGIFARGLTPFLHVMPDNVGARRVYEALGFAVRAEIALSVLKPVGG, encoded by the coding sequence GTGACGCGCTCAGATTCAGGGGCGGCAGAGCACGTCCTGAACGACCCGATCTGGTCCGCTCTGATGGGCCCACACGCTCACCTCGCTCAGGGGACAGGGGCGGCGAGGCGGTATCCGGGGGAAGTCAGTCCCTTTTGCGCGTTTGATGTTTCGTCGGAAGGGGCTTACGGAGACCTGGCGGCGCTGCTCGGACCGGGCGAGGCGGCTGCACTCCTTCGGCCACACCCTGAATCTCCCCCGCCCGGCTGGAAGCTGGTGTACGGCGCGGCCCTCTTGCAACTGGTCTGCCCGCTTCCCAGCCGTCTGCTCCCGGCTCCAGAGGAGGCCGTCACGCTGGGAGCGACCGACGTGCCCGAGATGCTCGCGCTCGTCGAGTTGGCGCGCCCGGGGCCTTTCGGTCCGCAGACCCTTTCGCTGGGACGGTACATCGGGGTGCAGGACGGAGACCGGCTGGTGGCGATGGCGGGCGAGCGGCTCCACCCGGCAGGCTTCGTGGAGGTAAGCGCGGTCTGTACCCATCCGGAGTACCGCGGACGCGGACTGGGGGCAAGCCTGACGGCGGAGGTGGCGCGGGGCATCTTCGCGCGGGGCCTGACGCCGTTCTTGCACGTTATGCCGGACAACGTGGGCGCGCGGCGGGTGTACGAGGCGCTGGGCTTTGCTGTGCGGGCGGAAATCGCGCTGTCGGTCCTCAAGCCCGTGGGTGGATAA
- the sucD gene encoding succinate--CoA ligase subunit alpha, translating into MGILVDKNSKVIVQGMTGREGASHSRAMKEFGTQVVAGVTPGKGGTDFEGWPIYNSVAEAKDAHGANVSIIFVPPAGAADAVLEAAHAGMPLIVLITEGVPTVDMMRAVQEVKQLDAQSRAQGGQGIRLIGGNCPGLVTNGEAKVGIMPNRIYEKPGRIGLISRSGTLTYEAAKLLNDAGMGTSTTVGIGGDPVIGTTFADVLPMFEADPDTDAVVVIGEIGGADEEAAAEYIASSMKKPVVAFISGRSAPAGKRMGHAGAIIMGNVGTPESKLAAFKAANVPVADTMPEIIELVKKALNVNA; encoded by the coding sequence ATGGGCATTCTCGTCGACAAGAACAGCAAGGTCATCGTGCAGGGCATGACCGGACGCGAGGGCGCCTCGCATTCCCGCGCCATGAAGGAATTCGGCACCCAGGTGGTGGCGGGCGTGACTCCCGGCAAGGGCGGCACCGACTTCGAGGGCTGGCCGATCTACAACTCGGTGGCCGAGGCCAAAGACGCCCACGGTGCGAACGTCTCCATCATCTTCGTGCCCCCGGCCGGGGCCGCCGACGCGGTGCTTGAAGCCGCCCACGCCGGAATGCCCCTGATCGTCCTGATCACTGAGGGCGTGCCCACGGTGGACATGATGCGCGCCGTGCAGGAAGTCAAGCAGCTCGACGCGCAGAGCCGCGCCCAGGGCGGCCAGGGCATTCGCCTCATCGGCGGCAACTGCCCCGGCCTCGTGACCAATGGTGAAGCCAAAGTGGGCATCATGCCCAACCGCATCTACGAGAAGCCCGGCCGCATCGGACTTATCAGCCGTTCGGGCACCCTCACCTATGAGGCTGCCAAGCTGCTCAACGACGCGGGCATGGGCACGAGCACCACCGTCGGTATCGGCGGTGACCCCGTCATCGGCACCACCTTCGCGGACGTACTTCCCATGTTCGAGGCGGACCCGGACACGGACGCCGTGGTGGTGATCGGTGAGATCGGCGGAGCCGACGAGGAAGCCGCCGCCGAGTACATCGCGTCTTCCATGAAAAAGCCCGTCGTGGCCTTTATCTCGGGCCGCTCGGCTCCCGCAGGCAAGCGCATGGGCCACGCGGGCGCGATCATCATGGGTAACGTGGGCACACCCGAGAGCAAGCTCGCCGCCTTCAAGGCCGCAAACGTGCCCGTGGCCGACACCATGCCGGAGATCATCGAGTTGGTGAAAAAGGCGCTGAACGTCAACGCCTAA
- the sucC gene encoding ADP-forming succinate--CoA ligase subunit beta, with protein sequence MKLHEYQGKELLRRFGVHVQEGKVAYTPDEVRDIAREFGQAVVVKAQVHVGGRGKAGGVKFSPDIDKAFENGQKILGMDIKGLTVKKVLVTKAVDIDAGTEYYVGMIVDRNVQSYTLMASAEGGMEIEEVAEATPEKIIKHRVDPVTGLRPYEAREVAIKAGFKGNLNKIADMMVKMSEAALKMDAVLVEINPLFVDESGTPLALDTKFEIDDNAMYRHKDLSDWRELEAEHPLEIEASKYGFAYVKLDDGNVGVLGNGAGIVMTSLDVVNRAGAKPANFLDIGGGAKAEIVYNAVKLVSKDPDVKSIFINIFGGITRADEVAKGVIQALNEGILTKPVRMRIAGTAEDEAKALLAEVNSPLIQMYPTMFEAADEASKEANK encoded by the coding sequence GTGAAACTTCACGAGTATCAGGGCAAGGAACTGTTGCGCCGTTTCGGCGTCCATGTGCAGGAAGGCAAGGTCGCCTACACCCCGGACGAGGTGCGCGATATCGCCCGTGAATTCGGTCAGGCCGTCGTCGTCAAGGCGCAGGTCCACGTCGGTGGCCGCGGCAAGGCGGGCGGGGTAAAGTTCAGCCCGGACATCGACAAGGCGTTTGAGAACGGCCAGAAGATCCTCGGGATGGACATCAAGGGCCTGACGGTGAAGAAGGTTCTCGTGACCAAGGCCGTCGACATCGACGCAGGCACCGAGTACTACGTCGGCATGATCGTGGACCGCAACGTGCAGAGCTACACCCTGATGGCCTCCGCCGAGGGCGGCATGGAAATCGAGGAAGTCGCGGAAGCCACCCCCGAAAAGATCATCAAGCACCGCGTGGACCCCGTGACTGGCCTGCGTCCCTACGAGGCGCGTGAAGTCGCCATCAAGGCGGGCTTCAAGGGCAACCTCAACAAGATCGCCGACATGATGGTCAAGATGAGCGAGGCGGCCCTGAAGATGGACGCCGTGCTCGTGGAGATCAACCCCCTGTTCGTCGACGAGTCGGGCACGCCCCTCGCGCTCGACACCAAGTTCGAGATCGACGACAACGCCATGTATCGCCACAAGGACCTGTCCGACTGGCGCGAGCTGGAAGCCGAGCACCCCTTGGAAATCGAGGCGAGCAAATACGGCTTCGCCTACGTGAAGCTCGACGACGGCAATGTCGGCGTGCTGGGCAACGGCGCGGGCATCGTGATGACCAGCCTCGACGTGGTGAACCGCGCCGGGGCCAAGCCCGCCAACTTCCTCGACATTGGCGGCGGCGCGAAGGCCGAGATCGTGTACAACGCGGTCAAGCTCGTGTCCAAGGACCCCGACGTCAAGTCGATCTTCATCAACATTTTCGGCGGTATCACCCGCGCCGACGAGGTGGCCAAGGGCGTCATCCAGGCGCTGAATGAGGGCATTTTGACCAAGCCCGTGCGCATGCGTATCGCTGGAACGGCGGAGGACGAGGCCAAGGCGCTGCTCGCCGAGGTCAACAGCCCCCTGATTCAGATGTACCCCACCATGTTCGAGGCCGCCGACGAGGCCTCCAAGGAGGCGAACAAATAA
- a CDS encoding M24 family metallopeptidase produces the protein MSRLEQTRAALGAAGVDALWISHPANVRYISGFSSGSDGKALVTAGEAVLYTDARYTVQAAAESALPQFIARPPGTYEDAASRVKGLRVGFEAEHLTVAGLEALRRHWDAELVPTRGVMEGLRLIKSAEEVALIREAQAIADRVFAEVRPMIRAGVRELDVALELEMGLRRAGAEVGFDVIVAGGPRGAMPHGVASERVLEDGELVTVDFGARWRGYHSDMTRTVAVGTPSEEMRRVYRAVLEAEQAAVAAVRPGMKSGDLDAVARGILEEHGLGEAFAHSLGHGVGLDIHEGPGLRMGTDTPLEPGMVITVEPGAYLPGVGGVRIEDLVLVTDMGYEVLSLTPKESV, from the coding sequence ATGAGTCGATTGGAACAGACGCGCGCCGCGCTTGGGGCGGCGGGGGTGGACGCCCTGTGGATCAGCCATCCGGCGAACGTGCGGTATATCTCCGGCTTTTCAAGCGGGTCAGACGGCAAGGCGCTGGTAACGGCGGGCGAAGCGGTGCTGTATACCGACGCGCGCTACACCGTGCAGGCGGCGGCGGAGTCGGCCCTGCCGCAGTTCATCGCGCGCCCACCCGGAACGTACGAGGACGCCGCCAGCCGGGTGAAAGGCCTGCGGGTGGGCTTCGAGGCCGAGCACCTGACGGTGGCGGGGCTCGAAGCCCTGCGGCGTCACTGGGACGCGGAGCTGGTCCCCACGCGCGGGGTAATGGAGGGTTTGCGCCTGATCAAGTCGGCGGAGGAGGTGGCCCTGATTCGGGAAGCGCAGGCGATTGCCGACCGGGTGTTTGCGGAGGTGCGCCCCATGATTCGCGCGGGCGTGCGCGAGCTGGACGTGGCGCTGGAACTGGAAATGGGCCTGCGCCGCGCTGGGGCCGAGGTGGGCTTCGACGTGATTGTGGCGGGTGGGCCGCGCGGCGCGATGCCCCATGGAGTGGCCTCGGAACGGGTCCTTGAGGACGGCGAGCTCGTTACGGTGGACTTCGGCGCGAGGTGGCGGGGCTACCACAGCGACATGACGCGCACGGTAGCGGTGGGCACACCTTCTGAGGAGATGCGCCGGGTGTACAGGGCTGTGCTGGAAGCCGAGCAAGCGGCGGTGGCGGCGGTGCGGCCCGGGATGAAGTCGGGCGACTTAGACGCCGTGGCGCGCGGAATTCTGGAAGAGCACGGTCTGGGCGAGGCGTTCGCGCACTCGCTGGGACACGGAGTGGGGCTGGACATCCACGAGGGGCCGGGCCTGAGAATGGGTACGGACACGCCGCTCGAGCCCGGCATGGTCATCACGGTTGAGCCGGGCGCGTACCTGCCGGGCGTGGGCGGTGTACGCATTGAGGACCTCGTGCTGGTGACCGATATGGGGTACGAGGTGCTGAGCCTGACGCCGAAGGAGAGCGTATGA
- a CDS encoding RlpA-like double-psi beta-barrel domain-containing protein yields the protein MKLRALVLAGLMVLGSASAAGTYRVRSGDSLWTVARAHGTTVTALRQTNPGVRTHALQIGQRLRLPARTVRTSGQHAPDTAYQRGLAVWYGGRYNRHTRMTAAHRTLPLGSWVRVTLRSGHSVDVLINDRGPYGSRTRVIDLSRTAASRLGILSAGRAAVTVRVLSRP from the coding sequence ATGAAGCTGCGCGCCCTGGTGCTGGCCGGGCTGATGGTGCTGGGATCTGCCTCAGCGGCGGGGACGTACCGCGTCCGTTCGGGGGACTCACTGTGGACGGTGGCGCGGGCACACGGCACGACGGTGACGGCGCTGCGGCAGACGAATCCGGGGGTGCGGACCCACGCCCTGCAGATCGGACAGCGGCTGCGGCTTCCGGCACGAACGGTTCGGACCTCGGGCCAGCATGCTCCGGACACCGCCTACCAGCGCGGCCTGGCGGTGTGGTATGGGGGCCGCTACAACCGGCACACGCGCATGACGGCGGCGCACCGCACACTGCCGCTGGGAAGCTGGGTGCGGGTGACGCTGCGCAGCGGACACAGCGTGGACGTGCTGATCAATGACCGGGGGCCGTACGGCAGCCGCACGCGGGTAATCGACCTGTCGCGGACGGCGGCGTCGCGGTTGGGCATTTTGAGCGCGGGACGCGCGGCCGTGACGGTGCGGGTGCTGTCGCGGCCCTAA
- a CDS encoding YbjN domain-containing protein, giving the protein MTMETALLTLDTLAKYLRDKEVQLDIEDNAGQRFIRMGWRFDMGDAAVLVSVNDGPNNTSRLEVTCVTQKAYTDRRQEVMTLLNDRNRERAFSRSIDADGNVWLEYVGFYPTLVEMPQETFDTLFGGVLMHFQDDYATLEGYTAGPQLQQPQA; this is encoded by the coding sequence ATGACGATGGAAACGGCGCTTTTGACGCTGGACACGCTGGCGAAGTACCTACGTGACAAGGAAGTTCAACTCGACATCGAGGACAACGCGGGGCAGCGCTTTATCCGTATGGGATGGCGCTTCGATATGGGTGACGCCGCCGTGCTGGTTTCGGTCAACGACGGCCCGAACAACACCAGCCGCCTCGAAGTCACCTGCGTGACCCAGAAGGCCTACACTGACCGCCGCCAGGAAGTCATGACGCTGCTCAACGACCGCAACCGTGAGCGGGCGTTCAGCCGCTCGATCGATGCGGACGGCAACGTCTGGCTGGAGTACGTGGGTTTTTATCCCACCCTGGTCGAAATGCCTCAGGAAACCTTCGACACCCTGTTCGGCGGCGTCCTGATGCACTTCCAGGACGACTACGCCACCCTGGAGGGCTACACCGCCGGGCCGCAGTTGCAGCAGCCCCAGGCGTAA
- the pepF gene encoding oligoendopeptidase F — MTTTEQKAALPFRADVPREQTWDIEALFATPAEWEAEAGNLPAAIDALTAHAGKLSQGPEALAAYLNGADEVALRLTRLMSYAGMSASVDGRDAVAAAWRDRASGIGAQFGSVTAFAQPELLSLDEETVRGWLDSPALKDHRIRLERIVRGKPHVRSAEVEELLGAVQAPFASERGIHPALANMDLRFGTAGGEPVTQGNVDRLTSHPDREVRREAWENYADAHLAVRHSQAAMYATNVRQNVFLARARRYPDAITATLAPDRIPVEVVTTLLSTYRAHTPTWHRYWNVRRAWLNLSELREYDVKAALVPPRQVSYGQAVGWIEEGMAPLGPEYIQDMRQGLTEGRWVDYAENDGKRQGAYSNGGGRVKPYIFMTWNGTLSSYSTLAHEIGHSMHSLLSQREHPYSVPRYTLFHAEVASNFNQAMVRQHLLHRAREAGDTDFEVALIEEALGNFHRYFFIMPTLAAFELEAYRRIEAGGTLSAPDLIDLTAGLLKQGYGEGVEMDHERSGILWAQFSTHLYANFYAYQYATGISAAHQLLAQFAEDPEAARERYLKFLRSGGALDPIDALREAGVDMLSPEPVEATFRTLAGYVDRLEELQRARA; from the coding sequence ATGACCACAACCGAGCAAAAGGCGGCCCTGCCCTTCCGCGCCGACGTGCCCCGCGAGCAGACCTGGGACATTGAGGCCCTGTTCGCCACGCCTGCTGAGTGGGAGGCCGAGGCCGGGAACCTGCCCGCCGCCATCGACGCCCTGACCGCCCATGCCGGAAAGCTGAGCCAGGGTCCGGAAGCGCTCGCCGCCTACCTCAACGGGGCCGATGAGGTGGCCCTGCGCCTGACCCGCCTCATGTCCTACGCGGGCATGAGCGCCAGTGTGGACGGCCGCGACGCCGTGGCCGCCGCCTGGCGGGACCGCGCCAGCGGCATCGGCGCGCAGTTCGGCAGCGTGACCGCCTTCGCCCAGCCTGAACTGCTCTCCCTGGACGAGGAAACGGTGCGTGGCTGGCTGGATTCCCCCGCCCTGAAAGACCACCGCATCCGCCTGGAGCGCATCGTGCGCGGCAAACCCCACGTCCGCTCGGCCGAAGTCGAGGAGCTCCTCGGCGCGGTGCAGGCCCCCTTCGCCTCCGAGCGCGGCATCCACCCCGCCCTGGCCAACATGGACCTGCGGTTCGGCACAGCGGGAGGGGAGCCCGTCACCCAGGGCAACGTGGACCGCCTGACCAGCCACCCAGACCGCGAGGTGCGCCGCGAGGCCTGGGAAAACTACGCTGACGCCCACCTCGCCGTTCGCCACAGCCAGGCCGCGATGTACGCCACCAACGTGCGCCAGAACGTCTTCCTGGCCCGCGCGCGCCGCTACCCCGACGCCATCACGGCCACCCTCGCCCCAGACCGCATCCCGGTGGAAGTCGTCACCACCCTGCTCAGCACCTACCGCGCCCACACGCCCACCTGGCACCGGTACTGGAATGTGCGCCGCGCGTGGCTGAACCTCTCCGAACTGCGCGAGTATGACGTGAAGGCCGCCCTCGTCCCGCCCCGGCAAGTGAGCTACGGGCAGGCCGTGGGCTGGATAGAGGAAGGCATGGCCCCCCTCGGTCCTGAATATATACAAGACATGCGGCAGGGACTCACCGAGGGGCGTTGGGTGGACTACGCCGAGAACGACGGCAAACGCCAGGGCGCGTATTCCAACGGCGGCGGGCGCGTCAAACCCTACATCTTCATGACCTGGAACGGCACCCTGAGCAGTTACTCCACCCTCGCCCATGAGATCGGCCACTCCATGCACTCGCTGCTCTCCCAGCGTGAGCACCCCTACTCGGTGCCCCGGTACACCCTCTTTCACGCCGAGGTGGCCTCCAATTTCAATCAGGCGATGGTGCGCCAGCACCTCCTGCACCGGGCCCGCGAGGCTGGGGACACCGATTTCGAGGTGGCCCTGATTGAGGAGGCGCTCGGCAACTTCCACCGCTACTTCTTCATCATGCCCACGCTCGCTGCCTTTGAGCTGGAGGCTTACCGGCGCATCGAGGCGGGGGGAACCCTGAGCGCCCCAGACCTGATCGACCTCACCGCGGGGCTGCTGAAGCAGGGCTACGGCGAGGGTGTGGAAATGGACCATGAGCGCAGCGGCATCCTCTGGGCCCAGTTCTCCACCCACCTGTACGCCAACTTCTACGCCTACCAGTACGCCACGGGCATCAGCGCGGCCCATCAACTTCTCGCGCAGTTCGCAGAGGACCCGGAGGCCGCCCGCGAGCGCTACCTGAAGTTCCTCCGTTCTGGCGGCGCGCTCGATCCTATCGACGCCCTGCGCGAGGCCGGGGTGGACATGCTCAGCCCAGAACCCGTGGAGGCGACGTTCCGCACCCTGGCGGGCTACGTAGACCGGCTGGAGGAACTGCAGCGGGCGAGAGCTTGA
- a CDS encoding isochorismatase family protein, which yields MPITSLDSQTALVLIDLQVGVLRMPTAHPSAEVLRNAVRLAEAFRHSGRPVVLVHVAFAPDGGDTLRPRADAPRIPSALPADFADFPAELGPESGDIVVTKHHWGAFYATDLDLQLRRRGVTGVVLAGISTSIGVESTAREAHDRAYNVTVAADATTDLHLPSHEHSLSVLFPRLAEVGRVDEIVSLLPQPVLQP from the coding sequence ATGCCCATCACTTCCCTCGATTCCCAAACCGCCCTCGTCCTGATCGACCTTCAGGTTGGGGTGTTGCGGATGCCGACCGCCCATCCCTCGGCAGAAGTCCTGCGCAACGCCGTTCGGTTGGCCGAAGCCTTTCGCCACTCTGGGCGACCCGTGGTGCTCGTTCACGTCGCCTTTGCTCCCGATGGGGGCGACACCCTGCGGCCCCGCGCCGATGCACCCCGCATCCCTTCCGCGCTGCCCGCAGACTTCGCAGATTTTCCCGCCGAGCTTGGCCCCGAGTCGGGCGACATCGTGGTCACGAAGCACCACTGGGGGGCCTTCTACGCGACAGACCTCGATCTCCAGCTGCGCCGCCGGGGTGTGACGGGGGTGGTCCTGGCGGGCATTTCCACCAGCATTGGCGTGGAATCGACCGCCCGCGAGGCCCACGACCGCGCCTACAACGTGACTGTGGCCGCTGACGCCACGACGGACCTGCATCTGCCGTCGCACGAGCACAGCCTCTCGGTTCTGTTTCCCCGCCTCGCTGAGGTAGGCCGTGTGGATGAGATTGTCTCCCTCCTGCCCCAGCCTGTCCTCCAGCCCTGA
- a CDS encoding LysR family transcriptional regulator, which produces MADFNAYRNFVAVYRLGSVSAAARARHLTQPTVSQQLAALEAQGGERLFVRTARGMEPTAAGQALYAQVADAVDRLEGATRRGRQAAAQACPLIRLGTTPEFFQAFVLPHLPALGARWQVSFGEARDLQARLEGGELDAVLSVRVPTGRALDGQVLRHKRVVLVAPGDAQPPADRGGLEVWLQTQPWVSHEPELGLLRRFWRQHFTGRLEVQPALTVPDLRTVLTAVEAGIGVALLPEFLCAEGRRAGRLLDLLGPQPLFSREYLVLAYREADAEREYIRRLAHLLSDGSERPTAT; this is translated from the coding sequence ATGGCCGACTTCAATGCGTACCGAAATTTCGTGGCGGTTTACCGGCTGGGCAGCGTATCAGCGGCGGCGCGGGCGCGGCACCTGACGCAGCCCACGGTCAGCCAGCAGCTTGCCGCGCTGGAGGCGCAGGGGGGTGAGCGGCTGTTTGTGCGGACGGCCCGGGGCATGGAGCCGACGGCCGCAGGTCAGGCCCTCTACGCGCAGGTGGCCGACGCGGTGGACCGTCTGGAGGGGGCGACGCGGCGGGGACGCCAGGCGGCGGCGCAGGCCTGTCCCCTGATTCGCCTCGGTACCACCCCCGAATTCTTTCAGGCGTTCGTGTTGCCGCACCTGCCCGCCCTGGGAGCGCGGTGGCAGGTGTCGTTCGGGGAGGCGCGGGACCTGCAAGCGCGGCTGGAGGGGGGCGAGCTGGACGCGGTGCTCTCGGTGCGGGTGCCCACGGGCCGGGCGCTGGACGGGCAGGTGCTGCGCCACAAGCGGGTGGTGCTCGTCGCGCCGGGAGATGCCCAGCCTCCCGCTGACCGGGGGGGACTGGAGGTGTGGCTGCAGACCCAGCCCTGGGTGAGTCACGAGCCGGAACTGGGGCTGCTGCGGCGGTTCTGGCGGCAGCACTTCACCGGACGGCTGGAGGTGCAACCGGCGTTGACCGTGCCGGACCTGCGGACGGTACTGACGGCCGTGGAGGCGGGCATCGGGGTGGCCCTGCTGCCAGAATTCCTGTGCGCGGAGGGACGGCGGGCAGGGCGGCTGCTGGACCTGCTGGGGCCACAGCCGCTGTTTTCACGCGAGTATCTGGTGCTGGCCTACCGCGAGGCGGACGCGGAGCGCGAGTACATCCGGCGGCTGGCGCACCTGCTGTCGGACGGGTCGGAGCGGCCCACCGCCACTTAG
- a CDS encoding TrmH family RNA methyltransferase: MPEPDVITSLQNSQVKQLVRLRSRREREAEGVILVEGARELSRALTAGFLPLAIYTCDALYSPEAVEVERVLPDPRVRLSREAFEKVSGRENPDGLLATLPAPSPRLPVPEADTFVVVLHGLEKPGNVGAILRTADAAGAAGVIVLGRGADAYSPNVIRASQGSVFAVPVASLSEEEALTWLAEHAFTRVACTPDAPHVYWDAPLTGRVALVLGAEHEGLPPAWRAAELPVRVPMRGAADSLNVATAAALVLYECVRQRR; this comes from the coding sequence ATGCCCGAGCCCGACGTGATCACCTCCCTTCAAAATTCGCAGGTCAAGCAGTTGGTGCGCCTGCGGAGCCGCCGTGAGCGCGAGGCCGAGGGCGTCATCCTCGTCGAGGGGGCCCGCGAACTCTCCCGCGCGCTGACGGCAGGCTTTTTGCCGCTCGCCATCTACACCTGCGACGCCCTGTACAGCCCCGAGGCGGTGGAGGTGGAGCGCGTCTTGCCGGACCCCCGCGTCCGCCTCTCCCGCGAAGCCTTCGAGAAGGTCAGCGGGCGCGAGAACCCCGACGGCCTCCTCGCCACCCTGCCTGCGCCCTCCCCCCGCCTGCCGGTGCCTGAAGCGGACACCTTCGTCGTCGTGCTGCACGGTCTGGAAAAACCCGGCAACGTCGGCGCGATCCTGCGAACGGCCGACGCGGCGGGGGCCGCTGGAGTCATCGTCCTCGGACGTGGGGCCGACGCGTACAGCCCCAACGTGATCCGCGCCTCCCAGGGCAGCGTTTTTGCTGTGCCCGTCGCTTCCCTGTCTGAAGAGGAGGCGCTGACCTGGCTGGCCGAGCACGCCTTTACCCGCGTCGCCTGTACCCCCGACGCCCCCCACGTCTACTGGGACGCGCCCTTGACGGGCCGGGTGGCCCTCGTCCTCGGCGCGGAACACGAGGGCCTGCCCCCAGCGTGGCGTGCGGCCGAACTTCCGGTGCGGGTTCCCATGCGTGGAGCCGCCGACAGTCTCAACGTGGCGACGGCGGCGGCCCTCGTGCTGTACGAGTGCGTGCGCCAGCGGCGCTAA
- a CDS encoding YchJ family protein — MPLPFPPFKPCPCGSERSYGACCGPLHTGKQPAGTPEALMRSRYSAYALRDTAYVRRTWHPDTCPRDLNLEEDGAKYTGLTVHSAQDNEVTFTATLKVGGRAHRLRERSTFEWRNGEWVYVSGAQP; from the coding sequence ATGCCTCTCCCCTTTCCTCCGTTCAAGCCGTGCCCCTGCGGCTCGGAGCGCAGTTACGGCGCGTGTTGCGGACCACTCCACACGGGCAAGCAGCCTGCCGGAACACCCGAGGCGCTGATGCGTTCGCGGTACTCGGCCTACGCGCTGCGCGACACGGCCTATGTCCGCCGCACCTGGCACCCGGACACCTGCCCCCGTGACCTGAATCTGGAAGAGGACGGAGCGAAATACACCGGGCTGACTGTCCACAGCGCCCAGGACAACGAGGTCACCTTTACGGCGACCCTGAAGGTCGGGGGCCGCGCCCACCGCCTCAGGGAGCGCAGCACCTTCGAGTGGCGGAACGGGGAATGGGTGTACGTGAGCGGCGCGCAACCGTGA